From the Rhodococcus sp. NBC_00297 genome, one window contains:
- a CDS encoding AAA family ATPase, producing MSLPSRAVIRLIGSPRVESDAGVVDVRAFGGPRCATVFSYLAMNHGRGVVYGELASVIWSTDRPTTWSSAVRSVLSKVRELLATSAALAGTTVSSRSGAVTLTLGPAVIVDLDLARRHLDPDHHSADARADRAGELLGLLDAPPLDGLHGTWADEVRTVFGRIRLRALEVDAAASLELGRHEHALARAQELLDSDPFCEAAYRVAMRAHDALGNRARALGVAERCRTVLATELGVEMSAETQRVFVELLRDPDAIEVTTPSSSQMVVVPARRAEVDRVGATPPGDSPLLVGRTRELDVIASAVEAAAGGAGQLVVVSGDAGVGKSTVVTAALNRADSAGADVLYGRCSMDTVVPFEPFIDALGRENDRNDDAPAASAVREMLTTGWVDTDRWSAEGRDADHRAMLSSAMERWLTGPTRRRVTVFAIDDLQWASQATLSVLRFLVHAAGRHRLCVVVTMRGAQLDGPAADLRSALPPSSVHTVSIPALTVEDVQDWTRRCGSTLDPIWLHGWTSGSPIFLEAVFDVHRREPDGPSPASLADAVLWVLHRLTPTAREIVTLCAVAGVSATRVVVRTALATLDDRSFARALDELAAAGLVIEERAQDVLHLRHALIVDVVDATLSGADRAAAHSAVAAALIGSGATSTVDELARTAGHLERALDADRSAAAEYLRRAGERSYAVAAYEDAAEFFQRASERSVPGGDTRARCELFIRQGRSQRRALDRGYGATLLDAAEMARRLGDLDLLLDALTADVIDGIALFQLYEPDPRRTEHLRTGLDALERAGRGASGAASELLTQMVEELAWTSTGWSGRAADLARAADMARGAGDDDALAHALRAVLTGLRLPRFRQQRAEALAELVRLVDLGPGHLDPSLAVTMARAHIESGEPREAAAALDAVSATRLALDEEALWTVQCMRVGLLVATGELRRAAEVLEGDVRRPPPAPMGRHTWGREMNAVFLLGMFRDGLGEFAAMKRDMEPLFEALPAYRAAFALSAVDSGDTDGARSLVQWFENGRLAALSVDTLWLITVVLAARAAAATASTAVCEDALALLAPYADHTVLLTPGVLGVVHHHLADLCAALGRWDDAHAHVRHARAAHAARGYRMWEAESVLLAARIAVSRGEPVDAVDVRAARSTARECEAAALLDRFEEIPLGPGTPDRQP from the coding sequence GTGTCGCTTCCTTCTCGTGCCGTGATCCGGCTCATCGGATCGCCGCGGGTGGAGAGCGACGCGGGCGTCGTCGACGTCCGGGCCTTCGGCGGACCTCGGTGTGCGACGGTGTTCTCGTATCTGGCGATGAATCACGGACGCGGTGTGGTGTACGGCGAGCTCGCCTCGGTGATCTGGTCGACCGATCGACCCACCACCTGGTCGTCGGCCGTTCGGAGCGTCCTGTCCAAGGTCCGCGAGCTGCTGGCGACGAGTGCAGCGCTGGCGGGCACCACCGTGTCAAGTCGATCAGGAGCGGTGACACTGACGCTCGGCCCCGCGGTGATCGTGGATCTGGACCTGGCGCGTCGGCACCTGGATCCCGATCACCACTCGGCGGATGCGCGTGCCGATCGCGCCGGTGAGTTGCTCGGCCTGCTCGACGCTCCACCTCTGGACGGCCTGCACGGAACCTGGGCCGACGAGGTTCGCACCGTGTTCGGCCGCATCCGTCTTCGTGCACTGGAGGTGGACGCCGCCGCCTCGCTCGAACTCGGTCGCCACGAGCACGCGCTGGCCCGGGCGCAGGAGCTGCTCGACTCGGACCCTTTCTGCGAGGCCGCCTACCGTGTCGCCATGCGTGCGCACGACGCCCTGGGAAACCGCGCTCGCGCCCTCGGTGTCGCCGAGCGGTGCCGCACCGTGCTGGCCACCGAACTCGGCGTGGAGATGTCCGCGGAGACCCAGCGAGTGTTCGTCGAGTTGCTCCGAGATCCCGACGCGATCGAGGTGACGACACCGTCGTCGTCGCAGATGGTCGTCGTCCCGGCTCGACGAGCGGAGGTGGACCGCGTCGGGGCCACTCCTCCGGGCGATTCGCCCTTGCTCGTGGGACGTACCAGGGAACTCGACGTCATCGCGTCGGCCGTCGAGGCGGCCGCGGGTGGGGCCGGTCAGCTCGTCGTCGTCTCCGGCGACGCCGGCGTCGGCAAGTCGACGGTGGTGACCGCGGCGCTGAACCGTGCCGACTCCGCCGGCGCCGACGTGCTCTACGGGCGGTGCAGCATGGACACGGTCGTCCCGTTCGAACCGTTCATCGACGCACTCGGGCGCGAGAACGACCGGAACGACGATGCTCCCGCCGCCTCCGCCGTCCGCGAGATGCTGACGACCGGGTGGGTCGACACGGATCGGTGGTCGGCCGAGGGACGCGACGCGGATCATCGCGCGATGCTCTCGTCGGCGATGGAACGGTGGTTGACCGGTCCCACCCGTCGTCGGGTGACGGTGTTCGCGATCGACGATCTGCAGTGGGCGTCGCAGGCCACGCTCTCCGTGCTGCGATTCCTGGTACACGCGGCGGGGCGCCATCGCCTCTGTGTGGTCGTGACGATGCGCGGAGCGCAGCTCGACGGTCCTGCGGCGGACCTGCGGTCGGCCCTGCCGCCGTCCTCGGTGCACACGGTGTCGATCCCGGCCCTCACCGTCGAGGACGTGCAGGACTGGACGCGCCGGTGCGGCAGCACCTTGGACCCGATCTGGTTGCACGGCTGGACATCCGGATCACCGATCTTCCTCGAGGCCGTGTTCGACGTGCATCGGCGCGAGCCGGACGGACCGTCACCGGCGTCCCTGGCGGACGCCGTGCTGTGGGTCCTGCACCGCCTGACTCCGACCGCGCGGGAGATCGTGACGCTGTGTGCCGTCGCGGGAGTCAGCGCCACGCGCGTCGTCGTGCGCACCGCGCTCGCCACCCTCGACGACCGTTCCTTCGCTCGGGCGCTCGACGAACTGGCCGCCGCCGGTCTGGTGATCGAGGAACGAGCGCAGGACGTCCTGCACCTACGCCACGCGCTGATCGTCGACGTCGTCGACGCCACGCTGTCCGGAGCCGATCGCGCAGCGGCGCATTCTGCCGTCGCGGCCGCACTCATCGGCTCGGGGGCCACGTCCACCGTCGACGAGCTCGCCAGGACCGCAGGTCACCTCGAACGCGCGCTCGACGCCGACCGGTCGGCGGCAGCGGAGTATCTACGTCGTGCGGGCGAGAGGTCCTACGCCGTCGCGGCGTACGAGGACGCCGCCGAGTTCTTTCAGAGGGCGTCTGAGCGCAGCGTTCCCGGGGGCGACACCCGCGCGCGATGCGAACTGTTCATCCGGCAGGGGCGTTCGCAGCGGCGTGCACTGGACCGCGGCTACGGCGCGACCCTGCTGGACGCCGCCGAGATGGCGCGCCGACTGGGTGATCTCGATCTGCTGCTGGACGCGCTCACCGCGGACGTCATCGACGGCATCGCCCTGTTCCAGCTCTACGAACCCGACCCGAGGCGGACGGAGCACCTGCGGACAGGGCTCGATGCTCTCGAGAGGGCGGGTCGCGGTGCTTCCGGCGCTGCCTCCGAGCTCCTGACCCAGATGGTGGAGGAACTGGCATGGACCTCGACCGGATGGTCGGGTCGTGCTGCAGACCTCGCGCGCGCGGCCGACATGGCGCGCGGTGCAGGAGACGACGACGCCCTCGCCCACGCTCTGCGCGCCGTTCTCACCGGCCTGCGGCTGCCTCGCTTCCGGCAGCAGCGGGCCGAGGCGCTCGCCGAGCTGGTGCGACTGGTGGACCTCGGACCGGGGCACCTCGATCCGTCGCTCGCCGTCACCATGGCGCGGGCGCACATCGAGTCCGGCGAGCCGCGCGAGGCCGCCGCGGCTCTCGACGCCGTGTCGGCCACGCGGCTCGCGCTGGACGAGGAGGCACTCTGGACGGTGCAGTGCATGCGGGTCGGACTTCTCGTCGCGACGGGTGAGTTGCGCCGTGCCGCAGAGGTTCTCGAGGGCGACGTTCGCCGCCCGCCGCCGGCGCCGATGGGGCGGCACACGTGGGGCCGGGAGATGAATGCCGTCTTCCTGCTCGGGATGTTCCGAGACGGGCTCGGCGAGTTCGCGGCGATGAAGCGGGACATGGAGCCACTCTTCGAGGCTCTCCCCGCCTATCGAGCAGCCTTCGCGTTGTCCGCCGTGGACAGCGGCGACACGGACGGCGCCCGATCCCTCGTGCAGTGGTTCGAGAACGGCAGACTGGCGGCGCTCTCCGTCGACACCTTGTGGCTCATCACCGTCGTCCTGGCGGCGCGCGCGGCCGCGGCGACGGCATCCACCGCGGTGTGCGAGGACGCGCTCGCACTGCTGGCTCCCTACGCCGATCACACCGTCCTGCTGACTCCCGGTGTCCTCGGAGTCGTTCACCACCATCTCGCCGACCTCTGCGCGGCACTCGGACGGTGGGACGACGCGCACGCTCACGTCCGGCATGCCCGCGCCGCGCACGCCGCTCGCGGCTATCGGATGTGGGAGGCCGAGAGTGTGCTCCTCGCCGCGCGCATCGCGGTGTCCCGCGGCGAGCCTGTCGACGCGGTCGACGTTCGTGCGGCCCGGTCGACGGCGCGAGAGTGCGAGGCGGCGGCGTTGCTCGACCGTTTCGAGGAGATTCCGCTCGGCCCGGGCACTCCCGACCGACAGCCCTGA
- a CDS encoding LacI family DNA-binding transcriptional regulator, with translation MAHRYRVREIAQQAELSEATVDRVLNDRPGVRPSTREMVARAIADLDGQREQLRFSGRKYMLDVVMSAPDRFSKTFKRAVEAELPSLEPATVRARFHLQESATAEAVVARLNRLSGSGSQGVILKAPAAPDVAAAVDRLVAAGIPVVTYVTDIPGSRRSGYVGMDNRAAGETAAYLITTMMADRPGDVLVTLSSNAFHGEEEREMGFRTALRRLPGPVRTVVEIAENDGLDDRVESLVLDALDRHPTISAVYSCGGGNSAIVRAFRTLDRPCRVFVAHDLDADNRDLLYRRQISAVLEHDMRADAQRACRMVLHARDASTAVRGSSSPIRIVTPFNMP, from the coding sequence GTGGCGCATCGTTACCGGGTCAGAGAGATCGCGCAACAAGCGGAGTTGAGCGAGGCCACGGTCGACCGTGTGCTCAACGATCGCCCCGGTGTCCGCCCGTCGACACGGGAGATGGTGGCGCGGGCGATCGCCGATCTCGACGGCCAACGAGAACAACTGCGGTTCAGTGGACGCAAGTACATGCTCGATGTCGTCATGTCTGCGCCCGATCGTTTCTCGAAGACCTTCAAGCGTGCGGTCGAGGCCGAATTGCCGAGTCTCGAACCCGCCACGGTGCGCGCACGGTTTCATCTGCAGGAGAGCGCCACCGCCGAGGCGGTGGTCGCGCGGCTGAACAGGCTGTCGGGCAGCGGATCTCAGGGCGTCATTCTGAAGGCGCCTGCCGCACCGGACGTCGCCGCCGCGGTCGATCGCCTCGTGGCCGCCGGGATTCCCGTGGTGACCTACGTGACCGACATTCCGGGGAGCCGACGGTCCGGGTACGTGGGTATGGACAATCGTGCAGCGGGGGAGACGGCCGCGTATTTGATCACCACGATGATGGCCGATCGCCCGGGTGACGTCCTGGTCACGCTGAGCAGCAACGCGTTCCACGGCGAGGAGGAGCGGGAGATGGGCTTTCGCACCGCGCTGCGACGACTACCCGGACCTGTGCGGACGGTCGTCGAGATCGCGGAGAACGACGGGCTCGACGATCGCGTGGAATCGCTGGTTCTCGACGCCCTCGATCGGCACCCCACCATCTCCGCCGTCTACTCGTGTGGCGGCGGGAACTCGGCCATCGTGCGGGCCTTCCGGACGCTGGATCGACCCTGCCGGGTGTTCGTCGCGCACGACCTCGATGCGGACAACCGGGACCTGCTGTATCGCCGACAGATCAGCGCGGTGCTCGAGCACGACATGCGCGCGGACGCCCAGCGTGCGTGTCGGATGGTGCTGCACGCGCGTGATGCCTCGACCGCGGTCCGCGGATCCTCGTCACCCATCCGCATCGTCACCCCGTTCAACATGCCCTGA
- a CDS encoding phytanoyl-CoA dioxygenase family protein, with product MTSNISSHSHRADRLRAADCDIEEFRALVSESTQLADHPHASDVVQNVLVYDGPELARRATDDQVRADIQDELANALLNGPGIVVFRGAFTADHAVAETTRTYRDVIRGQRESGVSNGDHFAKPGANDRIWSALQKLAVAEPEQFARYYANDLLALVAEAWLGPMYQVTSAINVVNPGGAAQNPHRDYHLGFMSTDTAAAFRAHIHRLSPALTLQGAVAHCDMPIESGPTMYLPHSQKFEAGYIAFNLPEFREYFADNHVQLPLREGDAVFFNPALFHAAGHNTSTDIFRMANLLQISSPFGRALDSVDRQTIVSALYPTLVDWAAQGRERDVANVIAASAEGYAFPSNLDLDQPISGLAGETHAELVRRALASGLDAAEFDAAAADLFARHRA from the coding sequence ATGACCAGCAACATCAGCAGCCACTCGCACCGCGCGGATCGCCTCCGCGCGGCCGACTGCGACATCGAGGAGTTCCGGGCACTGGTGTCCGAGAGCACCCAGCTCGCCGACCACCCCCACGCGTCCGACGTGGTGCAGAACGTGCTCGTGTACGACGGACCGGAGCTCGCGCGGCGGGCGACCGACGACCAGGTGCGCGCCGACATCCAGGACGAACTGGCGAATGCACTCCTGAACGGCCCCGGCATCGTGGTGTTCCGCGGTGCCTTCACGGCCGACCACGCGGTCGCGGAGACCACCCGCACGTACCGGGACGTCATTCGTGGCCAGCGCGAGAGCGGTGTGAGCAACGGTGACCACTTCGCGAAGCCGGGAGCGAACGATCGCATCTGGTCGGCCCTGCAGAAGTTGGCGGTCGCCGAGCCCGAGCAGTTCGCTCGGTACTACGCCAACGATCTCCTGGCGCTGGTGGCGGAGGCGTGGCTCGGGCCGATGTATCAGGTCACGTCCGCCATCAACGTCGTCAATCCCGGTGGCGCCGCCCAGAATCCGCATCGTGACTACCACCTCGGGTTCATGTCGACCGACACGGCCGCGGCGTTCCGGGCGCACATCCACCGCCTGTCACCTGCGCTGACACTGCAGGGAGCGGTGGCGCACTGCGACATGCCGATCGAGAGCGGCCCGACGATGTATCTGCCGCACTCACAGAAGTTCGAGGCCGGCTACATCGCCTTCAACCTCCCCGAGTTCCGGGAGTACTTCGCCGACAACCACGTTCAGCTTCCGCTTCGGGAGGGCGACGCCGTGTTCTTCAATCCGGCGCTGTTCCACGCGGCAGGGCACAACACCTCGACCGACATCTTCAGGATGGCGAACCTGCTGCAGATCTCCTCGCCGTTCGGCCGCGCGCTCGACAGCGTCGACCGGCAGACGATCGTGTCCGCCCTGTATCCGACGCTGGTGGACTGGGCGGCGCAGGGTCGTGAGCGGGACGTCGCCAACGTGATCGCGGCGTCGGCTGAGGGCTACGCGTTCCCGTCGAACCTCGACCTCGACCAGCCGATCAGCGGTCTGGCGGGGGAGACGCACGCCGAACTGGTGCGGCGCGCGCTGGCGAGCGGGCTCGACGCCGCCGAGTTCGACGCCGCCGCCGCGGATCTGTTCGCCCGCCACCGGGCGTGA
- a CDS encoding zinc-ribbon domain-containing protein translates to MFFLFGYGTKRSSLGAGSTRTCPRCHNTTQWERMRQYTQLSVFFIPVARWKRRVLEVCGICGTATEV, encoded by the coding sequence ATGTTCTTCCTCTTCGGATACGGCACGAAACGGTCCTCGCTCGGCGCCGGCAGCACCCGGACGTGCCCCCGCTGCCACAACACCACCCAGTGGGAGCGGATGCGGCAGTACACGCAGCTCAGCGTCTTCTTCATCCCCGTCGCACGCTGGAAGCGGCGCGTGCTCGAGGTGTGCGGAATCTGCGGGACCGCGACCGAGGTGTGA
- a CDS encoding MFS transporter codes for MVVLQVRSESVLAVPAFRRLFTAQVVALVGTGLLTVALGLLAYDIAGSSAGAVLGTALAVKMVAYVGVAPVMSVLTGRLPRTTVLVSADVVRLLIAVLLPFVTQVWQVYVLVFVLQAASATFTPTFQAVVPAVISRDDQYTRALSLSRLAYDLESLVSPMLAAALLTVVSYHSLFVGTAVGFALSAVLVVNTRIPDRELRSAPNGARSFGDRLVAGVRRFGGRPSLRGLLALNLVVAAGTSSVIVNSVVYVRDIVGGPASALAVALGVFGGGSMMVAFAVPRILTVVDDRRLMLAGGVVVSLGTTGAVALAALRPNGAAGWASLAVVWAVLGAGTSMISTPSARVITRDSDDGDRDELFTAQFSLSHACFLLTYPVAGWVGAEVSQVVAASIIAVLATLAALGAGRLWTPASTVGAPPTE; via the coding sequence ATGGTCGTTCTGCAGGTTCGATCCGAGTCCGTTCTCGCGGTCCCGGCGTTTCGCAGGCTCTTCACAGCGCAGGTGGTGGCACTGGTCGGCACCGGTCTGCTCACCGTGGCGCTGGGACTTCTGGCCTACGACATCGCCGGTAGTTCCGCCGGCGCTGTCCTCGGCACGGCGCTGGCCGTCAAGATGGTCGCCTACGTCGGGGTGGCTCCGGTCATGTCCGTGCTCACCGGCCGTCTGCCACGCACGACCGTACTGGTATCCGCAGACGTCGTACGGCTCCTGATCGCGGTACTGCTGCCGTTCGTGACGCAGGTGTGGCAGGTGTACGTGCTCGTGTTCGTCCTGCAGGCGGCCTCGGCCACCTTCACGCCGACCTTCCAGGCCGTCGTTCCCGCGGTGATCTCCCGCGACGATCAGTACACCCGCGCGCTCTCGCTGTCCCGGCTCGCCTACGACCTCGAGTCGCTGGTGAGTCCGATGCTCGCCGCGGCGCTGCTCACCGTCGTGTCGTATCACTCGCTGTTCGTCGGCACAGCAGTAGGTTTCGCGCTGTCGGCCGTCCTCGTGGTGAACACCCGAATTCCGGACAGAGAGCTCCGGTCCGCCCCGAACGGGGCTCGGTCGTTCGGTGACCGACTCGTGGCCGGAGTGCGCCGCTTCGGTGGCCGTCCGTCGCTTCGGGGGCTGCTCGCACTGAACCTCGTCGTCGCGGCCGGAACGTCGTCGGTGATCGTCAACAGCGTCGTCTACGTGCGCGACATCGTGGGTGGGCCGGCCAGCGCCCTGGCCGTGGCCCTCGGCGTCTTCGGCGGCGGGTCGATGATGGTGGCGTTCGCAGTTCCCCGCATTCTCACAGTCGTCGACGACCGTCGGCTGATGCTCGCCGGTGGTGTGGTCGTCTCTCTCGGGACGACGGGTGCTGTCGCGCTCGCCGCTCTCCGTCCGAACGGTGCCGCGGGCTGGGCGTCACTCGCCGTCGTCTGGGCCGTGCTGGGCGCCGGAACGTCGATGATCTCCACCCCGTCTGCTCGCGTGATCACCCGAGACTCCGACGACGGTGACCGGGACGAGCTCTTCACGGCGCAGTTCTCGCTGTCTCATGCGTGCTTCCTGCTCACCTATCCGGTGGCGGGCTGGGTGGGCGCCGAGGTGAGCCAGGTCGTCGCCGCGTCGATCATCGCCGTCCTCGCTACACTTGCCGCGCTGGGTGCCGGTCGGCTCTGGACTCCGGCATCGACGGTGGGCGCGCCACCGACCGAGTAG
- a CDS encoding ArsR/SmtB family transcription factor produces the protein MTASDEKRAHASLDHADRPDRARLEAAGDTFRMLSDPTRLHLLWTLSHGPADVTALTEETGASRTAVSQHLAKLRFVGMVETERSGRNVIYRLADGHLARLVREGLNFADHTVTGEPPHH, from the coding sequence ATGACGGCATCGGACGAGAAGCGGGCTCACGCGAGTCTCGACCACGCCGACCGCCCGGACCGCGCGCGTCTCGAGGCCGCCGGCGACACGTTCCGCATGCTGTCCGATCCCACTCGGCTGCACCTGCTCTGGACGCTGAGCCACGGCCCAGCCGACGTCACGGCACTCACGGAGGAGACCGGCGCGTCCCGCACTGCGGTGAGTCAGCATCTGGCGAAGCTGCGCTTCGTCGGAATGGTCGAGACCGAACGCAGCGGCCGCAACGTCATCTACCGACTCGCCGACGGCCACCTGGCCCGGCTGGTGCGAGAGGGTCTCAACTTCGCCGACCACACCGTGACCGGCGAGCCTCCGCATCACTGA
- a CDS encoding response regulator transcription factor: MIRVLLADDENLIRVALGTMLDLEDDIEVVGHADSGEAAVTEAARTTPDVAVLDLQLGGIDGIETAQRIAALLPDCRSIIVTSHGRPGYLKKALSAGVGGFLPKTTSAATLAEVVRTVVSGGRYVDPSLAAEAIGAGDSPLTPRESDVLEFAADGATIAEIAQRAHLSPGTARNYLSAAAAKLGAANRHEACAIARRHGWI; this comes from the coding sequence ATGATTCGGGTACTGCTGGCAGACGACGAGAACCTCATCCGGGTGGCCCTGGGCACGATGCTCGATCTGGAGGACGACATCGAGGTCGTGGGACATGCGGACTCGGGCGAGGCGGCGGTGACCGAGGCCGCGCGGACCACCCCCGACGTCGCGGTGCTCGACCTGCAGCTCGGAGGGATCGACGGTATCGAGACGGCCCAACGCATCGCCGCGCTGCTTCCCGACTGCCGGTCGATCATCGTCACCAGCCACGGCCGACCCGGATACCTCAAGAAGGCGCTCTCTGCCGGCGTCGGCGGATTCCTCCCGAAGACCACGTCCGCGGCGACCCTCGCCGAGGTGGTGCGCACGGTGGTGAGCGGCGGACGCTACGTCGATCCGAGCCTGGCGGCCGAGGCCATCGGCGCGGGCGATTCGCCGCTGACACCGCGCGAGTCGGACGTGCTCGAATTCGCCGCGGACGGAGCCACGATCGCCGAGATCGCCCAGCGCGCACATCTCTCACCGGGAACGGCACGCAACTATCTCTCGGCCGCCGCGGCCAAACTGGGCGCCGCCAATCGCCACGAGGCATGCGCGATCGCCCGGCGCCACGGGTGGATCTAG
- a CDS encoding sensor histidine kinase, whose amino-acid sequence MRLRDHLDPTLGWRGSSDVEKVRTYTRQSFQFIVVAVAVASMAASAQAGDAISTAAALVCVVSALVVLHRIPVLGGASSADVRAPLCVQIAAAAVLVVVGAAPNLLWVAILVTTPIAALVDLRWSLGAAVVAPVVAAASGSTALEITLLAFCIVAMATTVRLSMWLLRIVTELATTRDAAAALSVAEERLRFSRDLHDVVGRALSAIAVKSELAAALARRGDDRAAAQMDEVRVLARESMTDARELVRGYRSVDVAAELRGAQSLLSAAGIRTELTGTVADIPGAVAEQAAWVVREGVTNILRHSRATYCRIEFGDDRLRIVNDRPTSPERAGDGTGLAGLRERLAAVGGSLTVEAGADTFTLAVEFAPTTTSPTKGTP is encoded by the coding sequence ATGAGACTGCGCGATCATCTCGACCCGACACTCGGATGGCGGGGCAGCAGCGACGTCGAGAAGGTCCGCACCTACACCCGGCAGTCCTTCCAGTTCATCGTCGTCGCGGTCGCGGTGGCCTCGATGGCGGCCTCGGCGCAGGCGGGTGACGCGATCTCCACCGCCGCCGCGCTGGTGTGCGTGGTGTCTGCACTCGTTGTCCTGCACCGTATTCCCGTACTCGGTGGCGCTTCGAGTGCGGACGTCCGGGCACCGTTGTGCGTACAGATCGCAGCGGCCGCCGTGCTCGTCGTGGTGGGCGCCGCACCGAACCTCCTGTGGGTGGCCATCCTGGTGACGACACCGATCGCGGCACTGGTGGACCTGCGCTGGTCTCTCGGCGCCGCGGTGGTCGCCCCGGTGGTCGCCGCCGCATCGGGCTCGACCGCACTCGAGATCACACTCCTGGCCTTCTGCATCGTCGCCATGGCCACCACGGTGCGCCTGTCGATGTGGTTGCTGCGCATCGTCACCGAGCTGGCCACCACCCGCGACGCCGCCGCCGCCCTGTCGGTCGCCGAGGAACGACTGCGCTTCTCCCGGGACCTGCACGACGTCGTCGGTCGAGCGCTGTCCGCCATCGCGGTCAAGAGCGAGCTCGCCGCCGCGCTGGCTCGGCGAGGAGACGACCGAGCTGCCGCGCAGATGGACGAGGTACGTGTGCTCGCCCGGGAGTCGATGACCGACGCTCGGGAACTGGTGCGTGGCTACCGTTCCGTCGACGTCGCGGCGGAACTCCGCGGCGCCCAGTCCCTGTTGTCCGCCGCCGGCATCCGGACCGAGCTGACCGGGACTGTTGCCGACATCCCCGGCGCAGTAGCCGAACAGGCCGCGTGGGTGGTGCGGGAAGGCGTCACGAACATCCTGCGCCACTCACGTGCCACGTACTGCCGTATCGAGTTCGGTGACGACCGGCTCCGCATCGTCAACGACCGGCCGACGTCGCCGGAACGTGCGGGCGACGGCACCGGTCTCGCCGGTCTCCGTGAGCGTCTGGCTGCGGTCGGAGGTTCCCTCACCGTCGAGGCCGGAGCCGACACCTTCACCCTCGCTGTCGAATTCGCACCGACGACGACATCCCCCACGAAGGGCACACCATGA
- a CDS encoding ABC transporter permease, with amino-acid sequence MSTMTALSRAEFTLLGRNRVLLFNALVMPLVLPIVLLVVAGRDGGLTDAGVSAALEIFALFLLVFLVYYNLLSVYATRRDELVLKRLRTGESTDAQILLGPAVPSFLLTLLLGVIVGVVVVVLGGGTPVNVLLIAAALVGGAALFAALALITSAFTRNAEAAQITSLPVILLAMLGSSLLRDVVPESLADVVALTPMAAVSDLLNLGWFGTTSVGDAAGGADSVGFASTFAEAGQPALVMLAWIAGSVLIARTHFRWEPRS; translated from the coding sequence ATGAGTACGATGACCGCACTGTCCCGAGCGGAATTCACGCTCCTCGGACGCAACCGCGTCCTTCTCTTCAACGCTCTGGTCATGCCCCTCGTCCTGCCGATCGTCCTTCTGGTCGTCGCGGGTCGAGACGGTGGGCTCACCGACGCCGGCGTGTCGGCCGCGCTGGAGATCTTCGCCCTGTTCCTGCTGGTGTTCCTGGTCTACTACAACCTCCTGTCGGTCTACGCGACGCGTCGAGACGAGTTGGTGCTCAAACGTCTCCGCACCGGGGAGAGCACGGACGCACAGATCCTTCTCGGACCCGCGGTGCCGTCGTTCCTCCTGACACTCCTCCTCGGAGTGATCGTCGGCGTGGTCGTGGTGGTCCTCGGCGGCGGCACTCCCGTCAACGTCCTGCTCATCGCGGCGGCACTGGTCGGTGGTGCGGCGCTCTTCGCCGCACTGGCCCTCATCACGTCCGCCTTCACCCGCAACGCGGAAGCAGCACAGATCACCAGCCTGCCCGTCATCCTGCTGGCGATGCTCGGATCGTCACTCCTGCGCGACGTGGTACCCGAGTCCCTCGCCGACGTGGTGGCTCTGACACCGATGGCCGCGGTCAGCGATCTCCTGAACCTCGGGTGGTTCGGCACCACCTCGGTGGGTGATGCCGCCGGTGGCGCCGACTCGGTGGGCTTCGCGTCGACGTTCGCGGAGGCTGGTCAGCCGGCTCTCGTCATGCTCGCCTGGATCGCGGGCAGCGTCCTGATCGCCCGGACCCACTTCCGCTGGGAACCGCGCTCCTGA